A single window of Vigna unguiculata cultivar IT97K-499-35 chromosome 1, ASM411807v1, whole genome shotgun sequence DNA harbors:
- the LOC114190866 gene encoding protein MAIN-LIKE 1-like has product MVRTRGNISRRGSNDAPESSRQGAARKRPTASTRRRGQHEANVVEDDIVENEVPDVPREDEQVIDNDGGGFPGGPYDTSLLTQYQDHVARMIWDGQDRDVKVVSHIKKVKKLGRPHPAIAHFVLASGLSPLCDILYEYIDLGLVLGFVERWHPETNTFHLPIGEMTITLDDVWSLLHLSISGNFCSTENLEYEDSVQILTTLLGVDRAMACVELNQSRGAQVRLSWLRDLYHSCCENELWEFAARAYLLHLVGCTIFANKSATYVPRRCQLCKYKAISWISTSSAGLDIRALPYIGKEASTGYICGDEPRALRYVTGRAISAIADVRVQLDGLTYDGMIWNPYVAHRAARQLVTHGMFSGFLRVGTVVQRHLPERVLRQFGFIQPIPRPPSSVPMMDFEAIDDRWKKHEQFVVHQVVQAPAPFSCSDGYLQWFRRVSHPYILRGAEADRPSLVLVPRLRRNLPDDITVQRTSPSSSSSGLLGLVKRIVGGLQRMIDCRDVTEGTVAWDRTHELLQMAQDGVEEEETRGGRRVRGRRPSTSG; this is encoded by the exons atggTTAGGACCAGAGGAAATATATCTAGACGTGGTTCAAATGATGCACCCGAGAGTTCCAGACAGGGTGCTGCACGAAAGAGACCGACAGCATCGACTCGTAGAAGGGGTCAGCATGAGGCTAATGTTGTTGAGGATGACATTGTTGAGAATGAGGTTCCTGACGTTCCTCGGGAGGACGAGCAGGTCATTGATAACGATGGTGGAGGATTTCCTGGTGGGCCGTATGATACATCTTTATTGACGCAGTACCAGGATCATGTTGCACGCATGATATGGGATGGTCAG GATCGAGATGTGAAAGTGGTCTcccatattaaaaaagttaagaaattagGACGTCCTCACCCTGCTATTGCACATTTTGTGTTAGCTTCTGGATTATCGCCTTTGTgcgatattttatatgaatatatcgATCTTGGGTTAGTATTGGGTTTCGTGGAGAGATGGCATCCCGAGACTAATACTTTTCATTTACCCATTGGGGAGATGACCATCACTTTGGATGACGTATGGTCACTTCTCCATCTTTCCATCAGTGGAAACTTTTGCTCCACTGAAAATCTGGAATATGAAGATTCTGTTCAGATTTTGACGACACTTCTTGGTGTTGACCGGGCCATGGCATGTGTGGAGCTGAATCAAAGTCGGGGTGCACAGGTCCGACTGAGCTGGTTGAGAGACTTGTATCACAGCTGTTGTGAAAACGAGCTATGGGAGTTTGCTGCACGTGCATATCTTTTGCACCTTGTAGGGTGCACGATATTTGCTAACAAAAGCGCCACCTATGTTC CTAGGAGATGCCAGCTTTGCAAATACAAAGCAATTAGCTGGATATCTACCTCTTCTGCAG GCTTGGATATACGAGCACTTCCCTACATTGGGAAGGAAGCAAGTACGGGATACATATGTGGAGACGAACCCCGTGCTCTACGTTATGTCACTGGACGCGCCATTTCCGCTATAGCTGATGTTAGAGTCCAGTTGGATGGCTTGACATATGATGGGATGATTTGGAACCCATATGTAGCACACAGAGCTGCTCGACAACTGGTAACACATGGCATGTTTTCTGGCTTCCTGAGGGTTGGGACCGTCGTACAACGTCATTTGCCGGAGCGTGTGTTGCGACAATTTGGCTTCATCCAGCCTATTCCACGACCGCCTAGTTCGGTTCCCATGATGGACTTTGAGGCTATTGATGATCGGTGGAAAAAGCACGAGCAGTTTGTTGTACATCAAGTGGTCCAAGCACCAGCTCCTTTTTCATGTTCGGATGGATATTTGCAGTGGTTTAGGAGAGTCTCCCATCCATACATTTTACGTGGAGCTGAGGCCGACCGACCTAGCCTTGTGCTTGTGCCCCGACTTCGTCGGAATTTGCCAGATGACATAACAGTTCAGAGGACGTCACCGTCATCATCTTCCAGTGGTTTATTG GGTCTCGTGAAACGCATTGTAGGTGGTCTTCAGCGGATGATAGACTGTAGAGATGTTACTGAGGGCACAGTTGCCTGGGATCGCACTCATGAGTTATTGCAGATGGCTCAAGATGGAGTTGAAGAGGAAGAGACTAGAGGAGGACGTAGAGTTCGAGGTCGACGACCATCTACGTCTGGATAG
- the LOC114166950 gene encoding zinc finger protein ZAT11-like: MKRQREMEGFSSIDLANCLMLLSCPQQKKLERKDVEGVEFECKTCNRKFSSFQALGGHRASHKRSKLEGDELKAHAIALSLGIKKPKTHECSICGQEFSLGQALGGHMRRHRASSINEDFSSNKHVVAEVAVLKRSNSSRGMCMDLNLTPLENDFKLLFGKMPLNAAALV; this comes from the coding sequence ATGAAGAGACAGAGAGAAATGGAGGGATTTTCAAGCATAGATTTGGCTAATTGTCTAATGCTTCTGTCATGCCCCCAACAAAAGAAGTTAGAAAGAAAAGATGTTGAGGGTGTGGAATTTGAGTGCAAGACATGCAACCGAAAGTTCTCATCTTTTCAGGCATTGGGTGGGCATAGGGCTAGCCACAAAAGGTCGAAACTTGAGGGAGATGAACTCAAAGCACACGCTATAGCTCTGAGTTTGGGAATTAAGAAACCCAAAACGCACGAGTGTAGCATTTGTGGACAAGAATTCTCATTGGGACAAGCACTTGGAGGGCACATGAGAAGGCATAGAGCTTCTTCCATTAATGAAgatttttcttcaaataaacATGTTGTTGCAGAAGTAGCAGTTTTGAAAAGATCAAATAGCAGTAGGGGTATGTGCATGGACTTGAACCTAACACCGTTGGAGAATGACTTCAAGTTATTGTTTGGAAAAATGCCACTCAATGCTGCTGCCCTAGTCTGA
- the LOC114190874 gene encoding uncharacterized protein LOC114190874, with product MTSEGGPQVIVTDRDLALMNVVGMVFPQCYHLLCRFHIQKNVQAKCKMLVNSVDAWDVVLQAWENVMDCEDELKFNECVHRLELVCQPWPVFFEYVNDSWIIPYKKFFVKAWTNKVMHLGNTTSNRVESAHWSLKKVLGSSMGDLCSCWDGIHNVIILQHNEIKASFERMGNISRCALELLAPELERVKKIGFDSSRCGCILRQTYGLPCACELARYDPGIIPLQEIHVMWTRLSFSNVSSSQSEGQLSIQREVDLLLNLFKEVDIAGKVTIKHKLLDIVSPSMTSMLPPPSKVKTKGAAKSHRSKKSTKRDPSYFEHVDAFIESSRQDTCVAKTENKVKSKRVIEEKVIPMLEQFNPVFHPYILDVVDVVADGHCGYRCIAALLGMGEESWPLIRHDLYKELSQWRDEYATLVGGYDRLEELRKSLLVQSPSGANRDKWMTIPDMGYAIANRYNVILVCLSSVQNLTIFPLRTSPPISQSQHRLICIGHVYNSHFVQVRLQEGCPLPTVDIISSSNCYPKAKGWASFYRDRMQAFLDLHIVDRSYVDLMED from the exons ATGACGTCCGAGGGTGGTCCACAAGTCATTGTAACTGATAGGGATCTTGCTCTAATGAATGTTGTTGGCATGGTGTTCCCTCAGTGTTATCATCTTCTATGTCGTTTCcacattcaaaaaaatgtgcagGCAAAGTGCAAAATGTTAGTAAATTCTGTTGATGCATGGGATGTTGTATTGCAAGCCTGGGAGAATGTCATGGACtgtgaagatgaattaaagttCAACGAGTGTGTTCATCGTCTTGAGCTTGTTTGCCAGCCATGGCCTGTATTCTTTGAATATGTTAACGACTCGTGGATCATTCCTTATAAGAAATTCTTTGTGAAGGCATGGACGAACAAAGTTATGCATTTGGGGAATACAACATCAAACAG GGTTGAGTCTGCTCACTGGAGTCTGAAGAAAGTTCTTGGAAGTAGTATGGGAGACCTTTGTTCGTGTTGGGATGGAATTCACAACGTTATTATCTTGCAACACAACGAAATTAAGGCGTCTTTTGAAAGAA TGGGAAATATTTCTAGATGTGCCTTAGAACTCCTTGCTCCAGAGTTGGAAAGAGTAAAGAAGATTGGATTCGATAGTAGTCGTTGTGGCTGCATTCTCAGACAAACTTATGGTCTACCATGTGCGTGTGAATTAGCACGATATGATCCTGGGATTATTCCTCTCCAAGAAATTCATGTCATGTGGACTAGGTTGAGCTTCTCCAATGTCTCGTCTTCACAATCTGAAGGGCAATTATCTATTCAGAGGGAGGTTGATCTACTGcttaatcttttcaaagaagttgATATTGCAGGAAAAGTgaccataaaacataaattacttgaCATAGTTAGCCCTTCCATGACATCGATGTTACCACCACCGAGTAAAGTTAAGACGAAAGGTGCAGCTAAGAGTCATAGATCAAAGAAGTCAACCAAACGTGATCCCTCCTATTTTGAGCATGTGGACGCCTTCATTGAGTCCTCAAGACAAGACACATGTGTtgcaaaaacagaaaacaaggTGAAGAGCAAACGTGTAATTGAAGAGAAAGTAATACCCATGCTAGAACAGTTCAATCCTGTTTTTCATCCTTATATACTCGATGTTGTCGATGTTGTGGCGGACGGTCATTGTGGATATAGATGCATTGCTGCATTGTTGGGTATGGGTGAGGAGTCGTGGCCTCTAATCAGACATGATCTATACAAAGAACTTAGTCAATGGCGAGATGAATATGCAACGTTAGTTGGAGGCTATGATCGTCTGGAAGAACTGAGAAAGTCTTTGCTAGTTCAATCACCATCAGGG gCTAATCGAGACAAGTGGATGACTATACCAGACATGGGGTATGCGATTGCTAATCGGTATAATGTAATCCTCGTGTGCTTGTCATCAGTTCAGAATTTGACTATATTCCCACTTCGTACATCCCCACCTATTTCGCAAAGTCAACATCGACTAATTTGTATCGGACATGTTTACAATTCTCATTTTGTGCag GTTCGTCTACAAGAAGGCTGTCCATTACCGACAGTGGATATCATATCATCTAGCAATTGTTACCCAAAGGCAAAAGGGTGGGCATCATTTTATAGAGATAGGATGCAAGCATTCCTAGATTTACACATAGTGGATCGTAGTTATGTAGATCTCATGGAAGACTGA